The Calditerrivibrio nitroreducens DSM 19672 genome window below encodes:
- the cobS gene encoding adenosylcobinamide-GDP ribazoletransferase: protein MKGFLTAVSFLTILKIDLKDYDNKKAVYFFPMVGLLIALPAYLLLKSNLHFKEFFTLLYLTIITGALHLDGLADTADAFFSHKEREKKLQIMKDSRIGVMGAVTLILASLFKYELLKDIHPSILFFVLSYSRLGAVIVMLTLPYARESGTGSFFKMVELKSIYSFFLLIPLTIFLYQGLLFSTLFNTVFILLCIILISFYKKIIGGWTGDMVGAFIEFSEIIMLYISIELKTYC, encoded by the coding sequence ATGAAAGGCTTCTTAACTGCCGTATCTTTTCTAACTATCCTCAAAATCGATCTTAAAGATTACGACAATAAAAAAGCTGTCTATTTCTTTCCTATGGTGGGGCTTTTAATAGCCCTGCCCGCTTATTTATTACTGAAAAGTAACCTGCACTTTAAAGAATTTTTCACTTTACTCTATCTTACAATCATCACCGGTGCATTACATCTTGATGGTCTTGCGGATACGGCAGATGCCTTTTTCTCCCATAAAGAAAGAGAAAAGAAGCTACAGATCATGAAGGATAGCAGAATAGGTGTCATGGGGGCTGTTACCCTCATCCTTGCATCCCTTTTCAAGTATGAGCTTTTAAAAGATATCCACCCATCGATACTATTCTTTGTTTTATCATACTCCCGACTTGGGGCTGTAATAGTAATGTTAACCCTACCTTACGCAAGAGAATCAGGGACAGGTTCTTTTTTCAAAATGGTGGAATTAAAAAGTATATACTCATTTTTTCTGTTGATACCCCTTACGATCTTTCTCTATCAGGGGTTACTGTTTTCCACCCTTTTCAATACAGTATTTATTTTACTCTGCATTATTTTGATTTCATTCTACAAAAAGATCATCGGCGGCTGGACCGGGGATATGGTGGGAGCTTTTATAGAGTTTTCAGAAATTATAATGCTTTATATTTCTATTGAATTAAAAACCTATTGTTGA
- a CDS encoding response regulator → MQDCSILIVDDHPLFRKGIISVIEDSGIFSKIIESSTIKETFEILEKEKVDFIILDLNLPDGDGVDIIDKITKGKGIPILVITTYNSNIISRDVFKKGAKGYIAKENVSDNLIDAVKTILLGGNYLDATDNVFENDDKYNTELYFGLTNAEKIVFKMLAEGKTPKEIAYETGKSIKTVENQRGAIMKKLNFKTEVELIKLALKLNIIDI, encoded by the coding sequence ATGCAGGATTGCAGTATATTAATAGTTGATGATCATCCATTATTTAGAAAAGGGATAATTTCGGTAATCGAAGATTCCGGTATATTCTCTAAAATCATCGAGTCTTCAACCATAAAGGAGACTTTTGAAATATTAGAAAAAGAGAAGGTGGATTTCATAATCCTTGATCTAAACCTTCCGGATGGAGATGGTGTTGATATTATTGATAAAATTACCAAAGGTAAAGGGATACCGATACTTGTAATTACCACATATAATTCCAACATAATCTCAAGAGATGTTTTTAAAAAAGGGGCAAAGGGATACATAGCCAAAGAGAACGTTTCAGATAATCTCATAGATGCTGTAAAAACTATTCTGCTGGGTGGTAATTATCTGGATGCAACTGATAATGTTTTCGAAAATGATGATAAATACAATACGGAGTTATACTTTGGCTTAACTAACGCTGAAAAGATAGTTTTTAAAATGCTTGCTGAGGGGAAAACTCCAAAAGAGATAGCATATGAAACAGGTAAAAGCATTAAAACGGTTGAAAACCAGCGGGGAGCAATAATGAAAAAGCTCAATTTTAAAACTGAAGTTGAGTTGATAAAATTAGCATTGAAATTGAATATTATCGATATATGA
- a CDS encoding energy transducer TonB: protein MNRSAILISLLLSILIHLSVFMIPIKLYNKKEKTIVPKIFIVDFQSRPVSNDFSALKSIEEKDLLEKIDGYLKNINSKLDPNRGIPRINNSFDEDKYYTEFLKILNREMDIKDYLEEKGLMGEYLFKIDIEGSGRVRSVETIRRQGSPELEEYVIKRLKSITFPPHGELNLTIKVNMKFELD from the coding sequence ATGAACAGATCAGCCATTTTAATCTCCCTGTTACTTTCCATTTTAATTCATCTATCTGTTTTTATGATTCCGATTAAATTATATAACAAAAAAGAAAAAACAATTGTACCTAAAATCTTTATAGTCGATTTCCAATCGAGACCTGTCAGTAATGACTTTTCAGCTCTAAAATCGATTGAAGAAAAAGATCTATTGGAAAAGATCGACGGCTACTTGAAAAATATTAATAGTAAATTAGATCCCAACAGAGGGATACCCAGAATAAATAATAGTTTTGATGAAGATAAGTACTATACAGAATTTTTGAAAATACTAAACCGTGAGATGGATATAAAGGATTACCTGGAAGAGAAAGGTCTAATGGGTGAGTACCTTTTTAAAATAGATATCGAAGGCTCCGGAAGAGTAAGATCTGTTGAAACGATTAGAAGACAAGGTAGCCCTGAACTGGAAGAATATGTAATAAAAAGGCTAAAATCTATCACATTCCCACCACACGGGGAACTAAATCTAACCATAAAAGTTAACATGAAGTTTGAACTGGATTGA
- the cbiR gene encoding cobamide remodeling phosphodiesterase CbiR, with protein MKEINSIGTTSFILHDTRLKNVEYLKGLVDIVQLLYLESFEDIKSPEDLNEIRKLQLIKNDIEYFIHMPIDLKLSHRAEWAKLNHFANVLKPLNPQHLIIHPENEEIFFEEMVNFIAIYPNTLIENINEVTFFDKVSSNHADICFDVGHAIIAGVDIRWFLNRYKDNIKAYHLHGVNEGKDHLSVRHIDLKLLKYLLDFAIDHNVKIIIEVFGEKDFYDSKEFLRGFFKDHGYIYHRWD; from the coding sequence ATGAAAGAGATAAATTCAATCGGCACCACCTCCTTTATACTACACGATACAAGACTCAAAAATGTCGAATATCTAAAAGGTTTGGTTGATATTGTACAGCTTCTTTATCTGGAAAGCTTCGAAGATATAAAATCTCCTGAAGATTTAAATGAAATAAGAAAGTTGCAGCTGATCAAAAATGATATAGAATATTTCATCCACATGCCTATAGATCTAAAACTTTCCCACAGGGCTGAATGGGCAAAACTAAACCATTTTGCAAACGTATTAAAACCCCTAAACCCGCAACACCTAATCATTCACCCGGAAAATGAAGAAATCTTTTTTGAAGAGATGGTAAATTTTATCGCAATTTACCCTAATACTCTAATAGAAAATATCAATGAGGTAACCTTTTTTGATAAAGTCTCTTCGAACCATGCAGACATCTGCTTCGATGTGGGGCATGCAATCATTGCTGGGGTTGATATTAGATGGTTTTTAAACAGATATAAAGACAACATAAAAGCATACCATCTACACGGGGTAAATGAGGGGAAAGATCATCTATCTGTGAGACATATCGACTTAAAACTTCTAAAATATCTATTAGACTTTGCCATAGATCATAATGTAAAGATAATAATTGAGGTATTTGGAGAAAAAGATTTTTACGATTCAAAAGAATTTTTAAGGGGGTTCTTCAAAGATCATGGTTACATTTATCACCGGTGGGATTAA
- a CDS encoding TonB-dependent receptor, whose amino-acid sequence MKKFSFLAVIILILPIYIFANEIKSITVFGDKITEKDAQNQANIIILTYEDIQKLNPADTYDLLEKISGINIKSYDKKNVTVNIGGFVGDKAGLNNVIMVNGRKITNPDMSNPDLTLIPVDTIDRVEVYLGGNSVLFGDRATGGAINIITKKPVKNSFKAKVSGGSYGLYDAYAEGVMAKENYSFLLSGNKFGTQGYRDNSELYSGTINTEFSYFTDKFEITLNGIYTDSKYGFPGSLTPDNISQYGRKHTNTPKDGGHDYESLIGLKISYDTGSFGKFFFDTSYKDRNRDYDLWGKTEDELETYATSIKYEHIFEKKHYKNRLITGIDFEEYDLSKVSSYPNNALKRSVYSLYLFDQIDIYKLYINAGVRYSKLNDDYTSQKLSKDMSATAYTTTLGFNIDKNQTIYLKYDKSYRFPTTDEIKEEFSGLLNTQITKQESTSYEIGYRWNKESYYLSTSAYKQTSDNEIFSNPDWNWWSTDPANINLNTRKYVFNLNGGYSDKKFMLNGSYNYIDSKITEKEYYGKIAPLVSTHNIKGSVGYRFNNGIGLFYDIRYYSSYYKGNDYKNIDGKMGGYAVSDVKIDFVRKNYELFLKINNIFDKEYYDYVYYSSSGNRYYPSPTRNILAGGSIKF is encoded by the coding sequence ATGAAAAAATTCTCTTTTCTTGCAGTTATAATTTTAATATTGCCAATTTATATTTTTGCAAATGAGATAAAATCTATTACAGTTTTTGGTGACAAAATCACAGAAAAAGATGCACAAAATCAAGCTAACATAATTATTTTAACCTATGAAGATATTCAGAAATTAAACCCAGCAGACACATACGATCTATTGGAAAAGATTAGTGGTATTAATATAAAATCGTATGATAAAAAAAATGTCACCGTTAATATCGGTGGTTTTGTGGGGGATAAGGCAGGATTAAACAACGTGATTATGGTAAATGGCAGAAAAATAACAAATCCGGATATGAGCAATCCCGATCTTACTCTTATCCCTGTAGATACAATAGATAGGGTTGAGGTGTATTTAGGTGGTAACAGCGTATTGTTTGGGGATAGAGCAACCGGTGGTGCCATAAATATCATCACAAAAAAACCTGTTAAAAACTCATTTAAAGCTAAAGTTTCCGGTGGTTCCTACGGTTTATATGATGCTTATGCCGAAGGTGTAATGGCAAAAGAAAACTATTCATTTTTACTAAGCGGCAATAAATTTGGGACTCAGGGTTACAGGGACAATTCTGAACTATACTCGGGAACGATCAACACAGAATTTTCCTACTTCACCGATAAATTTGAGATAACTTTAAATGGGATATATACAGATTCAAAATATGGATTTCCAGGGTCTTTAACCCCCGATAACATCTCTCAATACGGCAGAAAGCATACAAACACTCCAAAAGATGGGGGACATGATTACGAAAGCTTAATTGGGCTTAAGATATCCTACGATACCGGCAGCTTCGGAAAATTCTTTTTTGATACTTCCTATAAAGATAGAAATAGAGATTATGATCTATGGGGAAAAACTGAAGACGAACTGGAAACATACGCCACAAGTATTAAATATGAACATATTTTTGAGAAAAAACATTATAAAAACAGATTAATAACAGGTATAGATTTTGAAGAATACGACTTATCAAAAGTATCTTCTTATCCTAATAATGCTTTAAAAAGGTCAGTCTATTCATTATACCTTTTTGATCAGATAGATATATACAAGCTATATATCAATGCCGGAGTGAGGTATTCGAAGCTAAACGATGATTATACATCACAGAAACTATCAAAAGATATGAGTGCAACTGCTTATACCACAACATTGGGTTTTAACATAGATAAAAATCAAACCATTTATTTAAAGTATGATAAGAGCTACAGATTTCCCACCACAGATGAAATAAAAGAAGAATTTTCAGGTTTATTAAACACTCAAATCACCAAACAGGAGTCAACAAGCTATGAAATAGGATACAGGTGGAATAAAGAGAGTTACTACCTATCCACATCCGCCTACAAACAGACCTCTGACAATGAGATATTCAGTAATCCCGATTGGAATTGGTGGTCAACCGATCCCGCCAATATCAACCTGAACACAAGAAAATATGTCTTTAACCTCAATGGTGGTTACAGTGACAAAAAGTTCATGTTAAATGGAAGTTATAACTATATAGATTCTAAAATTACAGAAAAAGAATATTATGGTAAAATTGCACCCCTTGTTTCAACACACAACATCAAAGGATCCGTGGGGTATAGATTCAACAATGGGATAGGGTTATTTTACGACATAAGATACTACAGCTCCTACTATAAAGGGAATGATTATAAAAACATAGATGGCAAAATGGGGGGCTATGCTGTGAGTGATGTTAAGATAGACTTCGTCAGGAAGAATTATGAATTATTTCTAAAGATAAATAACATATTTGATAAAGAATACTATGACTATGTGTACTATAGCTCTTCTGGAAATAGGTATTATCCATCACCAACGAGAAACATTTTAGCAGGCGGATCCATCAAGTTTTAA
- a CDS encoding ABC transporter substrate-binding protein, with protein sequence MKKMNFKRGWITPYKIILVVLLVIFYSKSSYALRIVSLTPSITKQLINLELKDYIVGCTSYCPLARDKNSRAQVVGSVMDINVEAIVRLKPDVIYANPLTNIKTLNKLKNLNLKIEIIDYPKSIDDIQNSFLKIGKLTGRFEEAVKIVDISKNKLEKIKNKYKKYQKTKVFFVIGVNPLFTASGGTYIDDIITTVNGINIAKQLNFGMVSKEFVLKNDPEVILIMDMGVVSQEVIKEFKRHPSLTAVKNNRFYTVNADRLGSPTLPDLIDLIDEIGMMVHKR encoded by the coding sequence ATGAAAAAGATGAACTTTAAGCGGGGGTGGATCACCCCCTATAAAATAATTTTAGTAGTATTACTTGTAATATTTTACAGCAAAAGTTCGTATGCATTAAGAATAGTATCCCTAACCCCCTCAATTACAAAACAGCTCATCAATTTGGAATTAAAGGATTATATCGTGGGGTGTACATCCTACTGCCCCCTTGCCAGAGACAAAAACTCCAGAGCACAGGTTGTTGGTTCCGTAATGGATATAAATGTAGAAGCAATTGTAAGATTGAAACCAGACGTCATATATGCCAACCCTTTAACAAATATCAAAACCCTGAATAAACTCAAAAATCTTAATTTAAAAATTGAAATAATTGATTACCCCAAAAGCATAGATGATATTCAAAATTCTTTCCTAAAAATTGGTAAACTCACCGGAAGATTTGAAGAGGCAGTTAAAATTGTAGATATTTCTAAAAATAAACTGGAAAAAATCAAAAATAAATATAAAAAATACCAAAAAACAAAAGTATTCTTTGTCATAGGTGTAAATCCACTCTTTACAGCATCAGGTGGGACTTACATCGATGATATTATAACAACAGTAAACGGAATTAATATCGCAAAACAGCTGAATTTTGGAATGGTATCGAAAGAGTTTGTTTTGAAAAATGACCCTGAGGTAATCCTGATAATGGATATGGGGGTAGTTTCACAGGAAGTTATAAAGGAATTCAAACGACACCCATCCCTAACTGCAGTGAAAAATAATCGATTTTATACAGTCAATGCGGATAGACTCGGTAGCCCCACTTTACCAGACTTAATTGATCTAATCGATGAGATAGGTATGATGGTTCATAAAAGATGA
- the cobT gene encoding nicotinate-nucleotide--dimethylbenzimidazole phosphoribosyltransferase, translated as MKLDEILNQIAPIDENFRIKAVERNDNLLMPLRAMGRLHEISEQLSAIYRTLKPRIEKGAVFVMAGDHGVVEEGVSPFPQEVTGLMFNAFLNDLATVSVLGKKEGLEIILADIGSKYDSSNIVNKKNEFVVKKVIWGTKNFTKEPAMTREEAIRSIEAGVEITLKYIKDKNLDIVITGEMGIGNTTPSAAIGAVITGSRVEEMTGKGAGLSSEGVKRKIDVIKRGLEMHKPEPEDPIDTLSKVGGAEIGAIAGIILAASYSKIPVIIDGFISTAGALIAYKLNPATKGYMIAGHCSEEPGHIRMLNYLNIKPILNLNMRLGEGTGAVLALPIVKQAANMISNVATFEEAGIPK; from the coding sequence ATGAAGCTTGATGAAATTTTAAATCAGATTGCCCCTATCGATGAAAACTTCAGAATAAAAGCTGTGGAGAGAAATGACAATCTCCTAATGCCATTACGGGCAATGGGTAGGCTACATGAGATCTCAGAGCAACTTTCCGCCATCTACCGAACATTAAAACCAAGAATAGAAAAAGGTGCTGTATTTGTTATGGCGGGGGATCATGGTGTGGTGGAGGAAGGGGTATCCCCTTTCCCTCAGGAGGTTACAGGGCTTATGTTTAATGCCTTTTTAAACGATCTGGCGACCGTAAGTGTATTGGGGAAGAAAGAGGGGCTTGAAATAATCCTTGCCGATATCGGCTCAAAATATGATTCATCCAATATAGTGAACAAAAAGAATGAATTTGTTGTTAAAAAAGTGATATGGGGTACTAAAAACTTCACCAAAGAACCTGCAATGACAAGAGAGGAAGCCATAAGATCGATTGAAGCAGGGGTAGAGATAACCCTTAAGTATATCAAAGATAAAAATCTCGATATCGTTATAACTGGAGAAATGGGGATTGGTAATACGACCCCATCAGCAGCAATTGGAGCAGTCATCACAGGCAGCAGAGTGGAAGAGATGACAGGTAAAGGGGCAGGCTTAAGTAGCGAAGGGGTAAAAAGGAAGATCGATGTGATAAAAAGAGGACTAGAAATGCACAAACCTGAACCAGAAGACCCCATAGATACCCTATCAAAGGTTGGGGGGGCTGAGATAGGTGCCATTGCAGGTATAATATTGGCGGCTTCTTATTCAAAAATTCCAGTCATTATAGATGGTTTTATCTCCACCGCCGGAGCCCTTATAGCATACAAACTGAATCCCGCCACAAAAGGTTATATGATAGCTGGACACTGCTCTGAAGAGCCGGGGCATATCAGAATGCTAAATTATCTCAACATAAAGCCAATACTCAATCTAAATATGAGGCTTGGTGAAGGTACCGGAGCAGTACTTGCACTACCAATAGTGAAACAGGCAGCAAATATGATTTCGAATGTGGCCACATTCGAAGAAGCAGGTATCCCAAAATGA
- a CDS encoding FecCD family ABC transporter permease, whose translation MFFLTLSVVTVQLFYDTYSFINDIDTTIITQIRLPRAILGLLAGGGLALCGTALQGVFRNNLVEPYTLGISGGSAVGVALGLMVNFHSFFGFASLMVTGFLGSILSLFILYIVAIRDYKIETKNLLLIGVMISFISSSLLMLILSISEVENLHGIVFWMMGSLGNAENSINFILFFIILSGFVIFYLLSNDLNAMQFGYEKSFTLGVNIDGVIKITVITASLITASIVSVTGMIGFIGLVVPHLMRKLFYKDFRILFPTSFLGGGLFLTASDFLASKIIYPNELPVGVITGIVGGIFFIYIFKKERIR comes from the coding sequence ATGTTTTTTTTGACTTTATCTGTAGTGACAGTGCAACTTTTTTATGACACATACTCTTTCATTAATGATATCGATACAACCATTATAACGCAAATACGGCTCCCCAGGGCTATCCTTGGTTTATTGGCAGGTGGAGGACTTGCCCTGTGCGGTACTGCTTTGCAGGGTGTTTTCAGAAATAATCTCGTGGAGCCTTATACACTGGGGATTTCAGGAGGTTCAGCGGTGGGCGTTGCCTTAGGTTTAATGGTAAACTTTCATTCGTTTTTTGGATTCGCCTCTTTGATGGTGACAGGATTTTTAGGTTCAATACTCTCACTGTTTATACTATATATAGTTGCCATAAGAGATTATAAGATAGAAACCAAAAATCTTTTACTAATTGGTGTCATGATAAGCTTTATCTCCTCTTCACTGCTTATGCTTATCTTATCGATATCGGAAGTTGAGAATCTACACGGTATCGTATTCTGGATGATGGGATCCCTTGGAAATGCAGAAAACAGCATAAACTTCATCCTTTTTTTTATAATCTTGTCGGGATTTGTTATATTTTATCTTCTATCAAATGACTTAAATGCAATGCAATTTGGATATGAAAAAAGTTTTACTCTGGGTGTCAACATCGATGGGGTTATCAAAATCACTGTCATCACGGCTTCCTTGATTACTGCATCGATAGTTTCGGTGACCGGAATGATAGGTTTCATCGGACTCGTGGTGCCTCATTTGATGCGAAAGCTATTCTATAAAGATTTTAGAATCCTTTTCCCCACATCATTTTTAGGCGGTGGTCTTTTTCTAACTGCATCAGATTTTTTAGCATCAAAAATAATCTACCCAAACGAACTGCCTGTGGGGGTTATAACTGGCATAGTTGGTGGAATATTCTTCATATACATATTTAAAAAAGAGAGAATAAGATAA
- a CDS encoding cysteine-rich small domain-containing protein: MSYKFFSNKNCEYYPCHKIENQNCLFCFCPLYFFEDCGGDYRFINNVKDCSFCTKNHDEDSYQFVIQQLNKAFNNIKKDKLKMLKLEDL; the protein is encoded by the coding sequence ATGAGTTATAAATTTTTTTCCAACAAAAATTGTGAATACTACCCCTGCCATAAAATTGAAAATCAAAACTGTCTCTTTTGTTTCTGCCCCCTATATTTTTTCGAGGATTGTGGCGGAGATTACAGATTTATTAATAATGTAAAAGATTGCTCTTTTTGCACCAAAAATCACGATGAAGACTCTTATCAGTTTGTTATCCAGCAGCTAAACAAGGCATTTAATAATATAAAAAAAGATAAACTAAAAATGTTAAAGTTGGAGGATTTATGA
- a CDS encoding energy transducer TonB: MKGNRLPAFIIFSTIFHIFIIAYLKISLPEADDVKTNRTIFVTLVNKENSPPDFREGIKKKIDSTKNKEILKDMPPIYAKNERYPANQDTLINANKNEPVQLDKTDQEKKEIPTAHEEPKKIENNEVETNSTHQKSMNIMTSKKEHIETYTENKPKSFNIEEYEKYILQKIKDMIEYPLLARKRGIEGDMLVNVTINTSGELKKVNIVKSSGYSILDDYTISLAGKIKFDVSPPHTIELPLKISYRLNR, encoded by the coding sequence ATGAAAGGTAATAGATTACCAGCTTTTATTATATTTTCCACAATTTTTCATATATTTATAATCGCATACTTAAAAATCTCTTTACCTGAAGCCGATGATGTAAAAACAAATAGGACCATTTTTGTAACATTGGTAAACAAAGAAAACTCTCCACCTGATTTCAGAGAGGGTATCAAAAAGAAAATAGATTCAACAAAGAATAAAGAAATCTTAAAAGATATGCCTCCTATTTATGCAAAAAATGAAAGATACCCAGCAAACCAGGATACTCTGATCAATGCTAACAAAAATGAACCGGTACAATTGGATAAAACCGATCAGGAAAAAAAAGAGATTCCAACGGCTCATGAGGAACCAAAAAAGATTGAAAATAATGAAGTAGAAACTAATTCAACTCACCAAAAATCTATGAATATTATGACCTCTAAAAAAGAACATATTGAAACCTATACAGAAAATAAACCTAAATCCTTCAATATCGAAGAGTATGAAAAATATATTTTACAAAAGATAAAAGATATGATTGAATACCCACTTCTTGCAAGAAAAAGAGGGATAGAAGGGGATATGCTGGTCAACGTCACAATAAATACATCAGGGGAATTAAAAAAAGTAAACATAGTAAAATCTTCCGGATATTCGATTTTGGATGACTATACAATAAGTTTAGCTGGAAAAATTAAATTTGATGTTTCACCGCCACATACTATAGAATTACCATTAAAAATAAGTTATAGGTTGAATCGATGA
- the cobU gene encoding bifunctional adenosylcobinamide kinase/adenosylcobinamide-phosphate guanylyltransferase, translated as MVTFITGGIKSGKTKFGLKIGQKYQKKVYIATAEPFDEEMKKKIDLHRAERGVYWETIEEPINLDDAVKRSLKFDLIMIDCITVWLNNLLYHQKNVEEYIYRFILSLNDVKNEVVIISNEIGMGVVPIEETARNYLNLLGIINQRIASISDNLVFMVSGYPLFLKGDLNNEL; from the coding sequence ATGGTTACATTTATCACCGGTGGGATTAAAAGTGGAAAAACTAAGTTTGGTCTCAAAATAGGTCAGAAATATCAGAAAAAGGTATATATCGCCACAGCTGAGCCGTTTGATGAAGAGATGAAAAAAAAGATCGATCTGCATCGTGCTGAAAGGGGTGTTTACTGGGAGACAATAGAAGAACCAATCAATTTGGATGATGCGGTAAAAAGATCTTTAAAGTTTGACTTGATCATGATAGATTGCATCACGGTGTGGCTCAATAATCTATTGTATCACCAGAAGAACGTGGAAGAATACATATACAGATTTATCCTCAGTCTAAACGATGTTAAAAACGAGGTAGTCATCATATCAAATGAGATCGGTATGGGGGTTGTACCCATCGAAGAAACCGCCAGAAATTATCTAAACCTTCTTGGGATAATAAATCAGAGGATAGCCAGTATTTCGGATAATTTAGTTTTTATGGTTTCAGGTTACCCACTATTTTTAAAGGGGGATTTGAACAATGAGTTATAA
- a CDS encoding ABC transporter ATP-binding protein, with amino-acid sequence MEFITIENLISGYREQFLLKNITLRLPKSSFLGIIGPNGSGKTTLLKTIAGILRPFSGTIYINQRDLFSLNNKERTRKIAYVSQFVENKDIKVIDYVLAGRLPHFKKFQIFETQKDIELSHKFMNFFGIERFKDRFMYELSGGQQQVVAICSALVQEPELLLLDEPTAHLDLNYQIKILDLLQELNTQMNLSIISIFHDLNLASEYCNYLALLRDGELFKFGTPGEVLRYDILEEIYKTVIVTDINPVSGNPIVLPASKMSLKSSLKDDYNER; translated from the coding sequence ATGGAATTTATCACCATAGAAAATCTTATCTCCGGATACAGAGAACAATTTTTACTAAAAAATATAACACTCAGACTACCAAAATCATCCTTTCTTGGCATAATAGGCCCAAATGGATCCGGTAAAACCACCCTTTTGAAAACCATAGCGGGGATATTAAGACCTTTTAGCGGTACTATCTATATAAACCAAAGAGACCTTTTTTCATTGAATAACAAAGAAAGAACCAGGAAAATAGCTTACGTAAGCCAGTTTGTGGAAAACAAAGATATAAAAGTGATTGACTACGTTCTGGCGGGTAGATTACCGCATTTTAAAAAATTTCAGATCTTCGAAACACAAAAAGATATTGAGTTAAGCCACAAATTTATGAATTTTTTTGGAATAGAAAGGTTTAAGGATAGATTTATGTATGAATTAAGCGGTGGTCAGCAGCAGGTGGTGGCAATCTGTTCTGCTTTGGTACAGGAGCCTGAACTACTTCTACTTGATGAACCCACAGCCCATCTTGATCTGAATTATCAGATAAAGATATTAGACCTTCTGCAGGAACTAAATACACAGATGAATCTCAGTATAATCAGCATTTTTCATGATCTCAATCTTGCATCAGAGTATTGCAACTATCTGGCACTTCTAAGGGATGGGGAGCTATTTAAATTTGGTACCCCAGGAGAGGTTTTAAGATACGATATACTGGAAGAGATATACAAAACGGTAATTGTCACAGATATAAACCCGGTATCCGGAAACCCCATTGTTTTGCCAGCCTCAAAGATGTCACTTAAAAGCAGTTTAAAAGATGATTATAATGAAAGGTAA